One part of the Oryzias melastigma strain HK-1 linkage group LG21, ASM292280v2, whole genome shotgun sequence genome encodes these proteins:
- the mstnb gene encoding growth/differentiation factor 8: MHLPRLLLYLSLLTALGPVVLSGQETQQQQPSATSAADAEQCATCEVRQHIKIMRLNAIKSQILSKLRMREAPNISRDTVNQLLPKAPPLQQLLDQYDVLADDSMDPVAEDDDEHATTETIMLMATEPESDVQVDREPRCCFFSFAQKFHASRIVRAQLWVHLRPADEATTVFLQISRLMPVTDGNRHIVRIRSLKIDVRAGLSSWQSIDVKQVLAVWVRQPETNWGIEINAFDSRGNDLAVTSAEPGEQGLQPFIEVKISEGPRRARRDSGLDCDENSPESRCCRYPLTVDFEDFGWDWVIAPKRYKANYCSGECEYMHLQKYPHTHLVNKANPKGTVGPCCTPTKMSPINMLYFNPKEQIIYGKIPSMVVDRCGCS, encoded by the exons ATGCATCTGCCGCGGCTCCTGCTTTATCTCAGCTTGTTGACCGCTTTGGGTCCAGTCGTCCTGAGTGGCCAGGagacgcagcagcagcagccgtcCGCCACCAGTGCCGCAGACGCGGAGCAGTGCGCAACCTGCGAAGTTCGGCAGCACATCAAAATCATGCGGTTAAACGCAATCAAGTCGCAGATTCTGAGTAAGCTGCGCATGAGAGAGGCACCCAACATCAGCCGTGACACGGTGAACCAGCTCCTGCCCAAAGCGCCGCCGCTGCAACAACTTCTCGACCAGTACGACGTGCTGGCAGACGACAGTATGGATCCTGTTGCAGAGGACGACGACGAGCATGCAACCACGGAGACTATTATGTTGATGGCTACAGAAC CTGAATCCGACGTTCAGGTGGACAGAGAGCCCAGGTGttgctttttctcttttgctcaAAAGTTTCACGCCAGCCGCATCGTGCGCGCGCAGCTGTGGGTGCATCTGCGCCCGGCGGACGAGGCGACCACCGTCTTCCTGCAGATCTCCCGTTTGATGCCGGTCACGGACGGAAACAGGCACATTGTGCGTATCCGCTCCCTGAAGATCGACGTGAGAGCCGGGCTCAGCTCTTGGCAGAGCATTGATGTGAAACAAGTGTTGGCTGTGTGGGTTCGGCAGCCTGAAACCAACTGGGGCATCGAGATCAACGCCTTCGATTCCAGGGGAAATGACTTAGCTGTCACCTCAGCAGAACCGGGAGAGCAAGGACTG CAACCGTTCATCGAGGTGAAGATTTCAGAGGGGCCCAGGCGTGCCAGGAGAGACTCGGGCTTGGACTGCGACGAGAACTCCCCAGAGTCCCGTTGCTGCCGCTACCCGCTCACAGTGGACTTTGAGGACTTCGGTTGGGACTGGGTTATTGCCCCAAAGCGCTACAAGGCCAACTATTGTTCTGGGGAGTGTGAGTACATGCACTTGCAGAAGTACCCGCATACCCACCTGGTGAACAAGGCCAATCCCAAGGGCACTGTAGGTCCCTGCTGCACACCCACGAAAATGTCGCCCATCAACATGCTCTACTTTAACCCCAAAGAGCAAATCATCTACGGTAAAATCCCCTCCATGGTGGTGGACCGTTGCGGTTGCTCTTGA